In Papaver somniferum cultivar HN1 chromosome 1, ASM357369v1, whole genome shotgun sequence, a genomic segment contains:
- the LOC113278964 gene encoding uncharacterized protein LOC113278964 — MDMVLNNLNTMIIAHHIWDTIKTNLLSMMHILAKKPYGDFHTYQQQPCSGYVSQAPRWDNSTYNWLHSSCKQILNGLQDMQQRLDQLDRNRENVTQTNFYNTFSYSTPDRSYDHSPIQREESWEKEPILDNGGKRVNVRKLAQTLYKLEDDGASEELVDEISRTIRMELNRRHDQGWETDEDSYYDESEIEDDCVENDQPLDIFDDIGVVDSTLDLYNDQTPIQKVHEYDEPSVLQNFLATRFESNEEECDRYDQYYGRPN; from the coding sequence ATGGATATGGTTTTAAACAACCTCAACACTATGATAATTGCCCACCATAtatgggatacaatcaaaaccaatttattgtcTATGATGCATATCCTAGCGAAAAAACCTTacggtgattttcatacataccaacaacaaccttgtagtgggtatgtaagtcaagcaccacggtgggataattctacttataattggcttcattcgagttgtaagcAGATTTTGAATGGATTGCAAGATATGCAACAAAGACTAGATCAACTTGACCGTAATAGAGAGAACGTCACACAAACCAATTtctataacactttttcttactcgactccggatcgtagttatgatcattcacccattcaaagggaagagtcatgggaaaaaGAACCTATTTTAGataatggtggtaagcgtgtgaacgttaggAAACTTGCACAGacattatacaagttggaagatgatggagcctcggaagagcttgtcgatgaaattagtaggaccattcgtaTGGAACTTAACCGACGTCATGATCAAGGTTGGGAAActgatgaagattcttattacgATGAgtctgaaattgaagatgattgtgttgaaaatgaCCAACCTTTGGACATATTTGATGACATTGGTGTAGTTGACTCAAcgcttgatctttataatgatcaaacacctattcaaaaggtacatgagtatgatgaacctagtgttttacagaacttccttgcaacaaggtttgagtctAATGAAGAAGAATGTGATCGTTATGACCAGTAttatggaagacccaattga